The bacterium DNA segment CAGCGGCTGCTCACGCAGTATCCCTACAGCGTGCGGATGCTGACCGCATTCTGGCACAACGTGTGGACCTTTGCGCTCACGATGGTGATTCAAAACGGGCTTGGCCTCCTGTTCGCGGTGCTCCTGGCAGGCCGGACGTGGGGGGCGCAAATCTACCGGGCGATCTTCTTCATGCCGGTGACCCTCTCGCTGGTGATCGTGGGGTTTCTGTGGCAGCTCTTTCTCAATCCGGTCTGGGGTATCGTCAACAAGTCTCTGGCGCTGCTCGGGCTCGGCGGGCTGGCCCGTCCCTGGCTGGGGGATGTGCATACAGCGCTCATTGCGATCACACTCGTGAACGCCTGGCGGTGGGTGGGGTTCCCCGCCATCGTCTTTCTTGCCGGCATTCAGGCGATCCCCGATGAATATCTGGAGGCGGCCCGTCTGGATGGCGCCGGTCCCGGCGCGATCTTCCGACGGGTGGTCCTGCCCCTGCTGGCCCCCCAGGTGAACATCATCGTCATCCTGACGTTCATTGGGGCCTTCAACTGGTTCGAGTTGCCTTACGTGATGCAGGGAGTGACCGGTGAGCCCAACCACGCGACCGACGTGCTCGGGCTCCTCTTTTATCGGTCCGCGTTCGGCGCGGTCGACACCGGCAACCCGGACGTCGGCATCGGATCATCGATCGCCGTGATCATGTTTACATTGATTCTCGTGGTCAGCAGCCTCGGCGCCATCTACCTGCGGCGGCGGGAGGTGGAGCTGTGATGCTGCCGGTCGGGCGGACGCGGTTCCTGCGCATGGGCGGCGCGGCCCTCGCCCAGACGGTCTTGCTCGTCAACACGCTCCTGGTGCTCCTCCCCATGGTCTTCATGGTGCTCTCGTCGTTCAAAACCACCAGAGAGATCTTCCAGCGGCCGTTCAGCCTTCCCCCCACCCTGGTATGGCAGAACTACTCGGCGGTCTGGCAGGCGGCGCACTTCAGCCTGTACTTTCGCAACAGCGTCATCGTCACGGCCGCGTCCATGGTGCTGATCCTGGCGACGAGCACCCTGGCCGCCTACGCGCTCGGCCGCTACCAGTTTCGCGGCAATGACCTGATCTACTTGTATTTCCTCACGGGGATCATGGTGCCGATCCGGCTGGCCATCATTCCCTTGTTCATCCTCATGCGGGACCTTCGTCTACTGGATACGTATTGGTCGTTGATCCTCGTGTACACGGCCTCGGGCCTTCCGAGCGCGATCTTCATCCTCACGGGCTTCTTCCGGACCCTGCCGAGGGATCTCGACAACGCGGCCCGCATCGACGGGGCGGGGGAGCTCAGCGTGCTCATGCGGGTGATGCTTCCCCTGGTCCGGCCGGCCCTGGCCATCGTCACCGTGTACAACATCATCCCCATCTGGAACGACTTTTTCTTCCCGCTCGTGTTCATCC contains these protein-coding regions:
- a CDS encoding sugar ABC transporter permease; the encoded protein is MSFPGPRRFSYRVSQALWVAACLAPALILFTIVVAYPIAGAMAYSLFRWDGIVRGAFSGLANFQRLLTQYPYSVRMLTAFWHNVWTFALTMVIQNGLGLLFAVLLAGRTWGAQIYRAIFFMPVTLSLVIVGFLWQLFLNPVWGIVNKSLALLGLGGLARPWLGDVHTALIAITLVNAWRWVGFPAIVFLAGIQAIPDEYLEAARLDGAGPGAIFRRVVLPLLAPQVNIIVILTFIGAFNWFELPYVMQGVTGEPNHATDVLGLLFYRSAFGAVDTGNPDVGIGSSIAVIMFTLILVVSSLGAIYLRRREVEL
- a CDS encoding carbohydrate ABC transporter permease — its product is MLPVGRTRFLRMGGAALAQTVLLVNTLLVLLPMVFMVLSSFKTTREIFQRPFSLPPTLVWQNYSAVWQAAHFSLYFRNSVIVTAASMVLILATSTLAAYALGRYQFRGNDLIYLYFLTGIMVPIRLAIIPLFILMRDLRLLDTYWSLILVYTASGLPSAIFILTGFFRTLPRDLDNAARIDGAGELSVLMRVMLPLVRPALAIVTVYNIIPIWNDFFFPLVFIHQDRLKTLPLGLTVFFGEFATNWALLFAGLTLAAAPVIGLYILMSQQFIKGLTAGAVKG